One window of the Candidatus Chryseobacterium colombiense genome contains the following:
- a CDS encoding DUF6443 domain-containing protein, which yields MKKIIIPISTLLVSGVLYAQTSPSTTENYIYTKTYLSDPTIGTPKTSETIRYFDILGRPKQVVNVKASPTEKDVVSHIEYDQYGRPVKDYLPVPQSGTQNGAVYTSPLANASSIYGSEKIYTEKVLENSPLDRIQQQIQVGNDWSTKPVMFGYDANTTADKVKKYTTGSIWENGATKTTPGEGAFFADGKLYKNSVKDEDGNKTIEFKNGDGQVLLVRKVLNITENADTYYVYNEYDQLAFVIPPLASVGNIDQATLDNLCYQYRYDGKNRLVEKKLPGKGWEYMVYDAADRLVVTQDANLRTNNKWLFTKYDKLGRVIMTGIVPGSDRASMQAMIGNNVIIENRDATGFTKNGMQIYYTNNFFSQIETVLSVYYSDTYPTGTPSFVPTIPNQSAVLTDNTSSKLNTKGLPLASYVKNIEDDSWTKNYSYYDTKGRIIGTHSVNHLGGYTKTESELDFSGTLKQVVTRHKRLSSDPEKMITETFTYDHQNRILTHKHKIDNGAEEILSQNEYNELSQLTTKKVGGTVLGTGLQEVNYLYNIRGWMTQINDPNNLGNDLFGYKIKYNQVEGLQTPDASDTSLQVVPHYNGNIAEVDWKTGATPNESLKRYGYVYDGLNRLSAGFYQNATNPSLREYYEKATYDLNGNIKTMVRTAQRIGATSLMIDNLTYEYENGNASNRLQKVRDAVTIAQGFPYKSSPTNIEYDTNGNMTSFRDKGISSIQYNYLNLPAKITRNAQVTDYTYRADGVKVKKLFGGIETDYLGSFQYKYTYAWEDETGTTMNDEMKLRIIPTSEGYFDALRNRYFYNYTDHLGNVRLSYSDADGNGIVTGDIVVNNCYDTPDGQICNNYIITGEAEGVTNYYPFGLMHNSENHSFDNAYQYKYNGKELQETGMYDYGARMYMPELGRWGVMDPLSELYYSYNPYNYVANNPIRFIDPNGMWIDIEDGDNTYRYNNGKLYTQNAQTKKWDVEANVKNDSYAGQILAALTSITGGDKDSFGSTFLGLFANDNINTTIQSSKGTDWEGQNATYTDGSGILTDFKQEVMPYTSMFGEKEKQLQNPFHITLFHEIGHSWLDQTSSRSELGKTWVDKERSGLSKDFSQAEIAASYIENLLRSEQGLPIRVSYSPDAGNTDTLVDVKSIRWQPTIKGNGPSTTKINTNTRVFIMPNNVQNIYNKIMNSKK from the coding sequence ATGAAAAAAATTATAATTCCTATAAGTACTTTGCTGGTTTCCGGGGTATTATATGCCCAGACTTCACCAAGTACAACAGAAAATTACATCTATACAAAGACCTATTTATCAGACCCTACCATAGGAACTCCTAAAACCTCTGAAACCATCCGGTATTTTGATATTTTGGGAAGGCCAAAACAAGTGGTTAATGTAAAAGCTTCTCCTACAGAAAAAGATGTGGTTTCCCATATAGAATACGATCAGTATGGAAGACCGGTAAAAGACTACCTTCCTGTTCCCCAATCCGGAACCCAGAATGGAGCGGTTTATACCTCTCCATTGGCAAATGCATCTTCCATTTATGGATCAGAAAAGATCTATACTGAAAAAGTACTGGAAAATTCTCCCTTAGACAGAATCCAGCAGCAGATCCAGGTGGGAAACGATTGGAGTACCAAACCGGTAATGTTTGGCTATGATGCCAATACTACAGCGGATAAAGTGAAAAAATATACAACCGGTAGTATCTGGGAGAACGGGGCTACTAAAACGACACCGGGAGAAGGAGCTTTTTTTGCTGACGGCAAATTATATAAAAACTCAGTTAAAGATGAGGATGGAAACAAAACCATTGAATTTAAAAATGGAGACGGACAGGTTCTATTGGTAAGAAAAGTACTTAACATTACAGAAAATGCAGATACCTATTATGTGTATAATGAATATGACCAATTGGCATTTGTTATTCCACCACTGGCTTCTGTAGGCAATATTGATCAAGCCACATTGGATAACCTTTGCTATCAGTACCGCTATGATGGTAAGAATAGATTGGTAGAAAAGAAACTCCCTGGGAAAGGCTGGGAATATATGGTGTATGACGCAGCCGATCGTCTCGTAGTGACCCAAGATGCTAATCTGAGAACAAATAATAAATGGCTTTTCACCAAGTATGATAAGTTGGGAAGAGTGATCATGACAGGAATAGTTCCCGGAAGTGATCGGGCATCCATGCAGGCTATGATAGGAAATAATGTGATTATTGAAAACAGAGATGCGACAGGATTTACCAAAAATGGAATGCAGATATATTACACAAACAATTTCTTTTCCCAAATTGAAACTGTTTTAAGTGTTTATTATTCCGATACCTATCCAACAGGTACCCCTTCATTTGTTCCGACAATTCCTAACCAAAGTGCTGTATTAACGGATAATACAAGCTCAAAGCTAAACACCAAAGGTCTGCCTTTAGCATCTTATGTGAAAAACATAGAAGACGACAGCTGGACGAAAAATTACAGTTATTATGACACCAAAGGAAGAATAATTGGAACGCATTCCGTCAATCATTTAGGAGGCTATACCAAAACAGAATCGGAGCTCGATTTTTCGGGAACCCTAAAGCAGGTAGTGACCAGACATAAAAGACTGAGCAGCGATCCTGAAAAAATGATCACAGAAACCTTTACCTACGATCATCAGAACAGGATACTCACCCACAAGCATAAAATTGACAACGGTGCCGAAGAAATTCTCTCGCAGAACGAATACAATGAGCTTTCGCAGCTAACGACCAAGAAAGTAGGAGGAACAGTTTTAGGAACCGGGCTTCAGGAAGTCAATTACCTATACAATATCCGCGGCTGGATGACGCAGATCAATGATCCCAATAATCTGGGTAATGATCTCTTTGGATATAAGATCAAATACAATCAGGTAGAAGGCCTTCAGACTCCCGATGCTTCCGATACTTCTTTGCAGGTTGTTCCCCACTACAACGGAAACATTGCCGAAGTAGATTGGAAAACAGGAGCCACCCCCAACGAATCTCTGAAAAGATACGGCTATGTATATGATGGTCTCAACCGCCTCTCGGCAGGCTTTTACCAGAACGCGACCAACCCTTCTCTGAGAGAATATTATGAAAAGGCAACCTATGACTTGAACGGGAATATAAAAACAATGGTGAGAACCGCACAAAGAATTGGTGCTACCTCTTTAATGATTGACAACCTTACCTATGAGTATGAAAATGGAAATGCATCCAACCGTTTGCAAAAAGTACGCGATGCTGTTACCATTGCTCAGGGATTCCCATATAAATCGAGCCCTACCAATATAGAATATGATACTAATGGAAATATGACTTCCTTCCGGGATAAAGGCATTTCCTCCATTCAATATAATTACTTAAATTTACCTGCGAAGATTACCCGGAATGCACAGGTAACAGACTATACCTACCGTGCAGACGGGGTGAAAGTGAAGAAGCTCTTTGGAGGAATAGAGACTGATTATCTGGGAAGCTTCCAGTATAAATATACCTATGCCTGGGAAGATGAAACGGGAACTACGATGAACGATGAAATGAAGCTGAGAATCATCCCGACCTCAGAAGGTTATTTTGATGCCTTACGCAACCGGTATTTTTATAATTACACTGACCATTTAGGAAATGTAAGATTAAGCTACAGCGATGCTGATGGAAACGGAATTGTAACCGGGGATATTGTAGTAAATAATTGTTATGATACTCCTGACGGACAGATTTGTAATAACTATATCATCACAGGAGAAGCTGAAGGTGTCACCAACTATTATCCTTTTGGGTTGATGCATAATAGTGAGAACCATAGTTTTGATAATGCCTATCAGTACAAGTACAACGGAAAGGAGTTGCAAGAGACAGGAATGTATGACTATGGTGCGAGAATGTATATGCCTGAATTGGGAAGATGGGGGGTAATGGACCCATTATCGGAATTATATTATAGTTATAATCCGTATAATTATGTTGCTAATAACCCAATTAGATTTATTGATCCAAATGGAATGTGGATTGATATTGAAGATGGAGATAATACATATCGTTATAATAATGGTAAACTTTATACTCAAAATGCCCAGACAAAAAAATGGGATGTTGAAGCAAACGTGAAAAATGATAGTTATGCCGGACAAATTTTAGCGGCATTAACCTCTATCACAGGGGGAGATAAGGACTCGTTTGGAAGTACATTTTTAGGTTTATTTGCCAATGATAATATTAATACTACCATTCAATCTAGTAAAGGAACAGATTGGGAGGGACAAAATGCTACATATACCGACGGTTCAGGAATTTTAACAGATTTTAAACAAGAAGTTATGCCTTATACCTCAATGTTTGGAGAGAAAGAGAAACAACTTCAGAATCCATTTCATATAACATTATTTCATGAAATTGGACATAGTTGGCTAGATCAAACATCTTCTCGTTCTGAACTGGGTAAAACATGGGTTGATAAGGAAAGAAGTGGATTATCGAAGGATTTTTCTCAAGCTGAAATAGCAGCATCATATATTGAGAATCTTCTCCGCTCTGAACAAGGACTACCTATTCGTGTAAGTTATAGCCCAGATGCTGGAAATACTGATACCTTAGTTGATGTTAAAAGTATTAGATGGCAACCTACAATAAAAGGCAATGGGCCTAGTACTACTAAAATAAATACAAATACACGAGTATTTATAATGCCAAATAATGTTCAGAATATATATAATAAAATAATGAATAGTAAAAAATAA
- a CDS encoding T9SS type A sorting domain-containing protein, protein MRKLYLGALFLCITGACFAQEVLWQKDIKSNTQDFLSQVTPTVDLQYLITGSSIQSKSLSQVASSQQQNNGYDFHLVKLNQQGEAVWEKYFAGKNHDYLSASLSTQDGGFILAGTSYSGKGLDKKDDSKGGSDIWLIRINEFGDELWQKTIGTTSDEEARAVIQTTDLGFFVAGNVQNSAQGYGSKDVLVIKLDKTGKEISQLILGGKGLDEVEKMIPTRDGGVLLGIYSRSSEIRGSGSDSPNLDSGTGTTTPNPVSRYPKSTNNQGEGDYWIIKLNKDGKVEWEKNYGGTGDDHLRTMAMTTSGYIIGGESRSERSGNKTVGVEEGTDLWLISLNERGEEIWQKSYNFKNRDVLMGMHVILGHNEREKNKDLTKGILLGGYTQAEGRIETDDETFWMLYLDENGNEQWRKHVKGESRKKEERLADIKLNRDGSIILAGTSAEELGKENWKIVKLGDQQIDQLIEKQDIKIYPNPVSDYAYVEIGFDFKEADITLYDMAGRQLQSLKTKSKVTKINTQPLIQGAYLITIKTDTNKTANAKLIKK, encoded by the coding sequence ATGCGAAAACTCTATTTAGGGGCATTGTTCTTGTGCATCACAGGGGCATGCTTTGCTCAGGAAGTCCTATGGCAGAAAGACATCAAATCCAATACTCAGGATTTCTTAAGCCAGGTGACCCCAACCGTAGACCTTCAGTACCTAATTACCGGAAGCTCCATACAGTCTAAAAGCCTGTCGCAAGTAGCCAGCAGCCAACAGCAGAACAACGGTTACGATTTCCATCTCGTAAAACTCAACCAACAAGGCGAAGCCGTCTGGGAAAAATACTTTGCAGGCAAAAACCATGATTACCTTTCAGCATCCCTTTCCACTCAGGACGGAGGTTTTATTCTCGCAGGAACTTCGTATTCAGGCAAAGGCCTCGATAAAAAAGACGATTCCAAAGGAGGCTCCGATATTTGGCTCATCAGAATCAATGAATTCGGAGACGAATTATGGCAGAAAACAATAGGCACAACTTCCGATGAAGAAGCCAGAGCCGTCATTCAAACCACTGACTTAGGATTCTTTGTTGCAGGAAACGTTCAGAACTCTGCGCAAGGTTACGGTTCCAAAGATGTTCTTGTCATTAAACTAGACAAAACCGGAAAAGAAATCTCCCAACTCATTCTAGGCGGAAAAGGCTTAGACGAAGTAGAAAAAATGATTCCCACCAGAGATGGAGGCGTTTTATTAGGAATCTATTCCAGAAGCTCTGAGATTCGAGGCTCGGGCTCCGATTCCCCCAATTTGGATTCTGGTACAGGTACTACCACTCCGAATCCCGTATCCCGTTACCCTAAATCCACGAATAATCAGGGAGAAGGCGACTATTGGATCATTAAGCTGAATAAAGACGGTAAAGTAGAATGGGAAAAGAACTATGGAGGAACAGGAGATGATCATTTAAGAACCATGGCCATGACGACTTCAGGCTATATCATAGGAGGTGAAAGCCGTTCCGAAAGATCAGGCAATAAAACCGTAGGCGTAGAAGAAGGAACGGATCTATGGCTAATTTCATTAAATGAAAGAGGTGAAGAAATCTGGCAGAAATCCTACAACTTCAAAAACAGAGATGTTTTAATGGGAATGCATGTCATCTTAGGCCATAATGAAAGAGAAAAGAATAAAGACCTTACCAAAGGAATATTACTCGGAGGCTATACCCAGGCAGAAGGCAGGATAGAAACCGATGATGAAACCTTCTGGATGCTGTATCTGGATGAAAACGGCAATGAACAATGGCGAAAACACGTCAAAGGAGAATCCAGAAAAAAAGAAGAAAGATTAGCAGATATTAAATTAAACAGAGACGGATCCATTATTCTGGCAGGAACCAGTGCTGAAGAATTAGGTAAAGAGAACTGGAAGATCGTAAAGCTGGGCGATCAGCAGATAGATCAACTCATCGAGAAGCAGGATATTAAGATCTATCCGAATCCTGTATCAGATTACGCGTATGTAGAGATTGGATTTGATTTCAAGGAAGCGGATATCACCCTATATGATATGGCGGGAAGACAGCTTCAGAGTTTGAAAACCAAGAGCAAGGTAACGAAGATAAACACTCAGCCTTTGATACAGGGGGCTTACCTGATTACCATAAAAACGGATACCAACAAAACTGCGAATGCTAAACTGATTAAGAAATAA
- a CDS encoding helix-turn-helix transcriptional regulator, with protein sequence MTTLGTKLTRLRKNKGYSQQELADKLGVSQPAYHKWETDDVKPDLETLLKVSQVLEVDLNDLTDDYNSLIQNSQFKGSNIVGNHQPIINMNSPELMNQLLKNQEQITQILITQNKLIETFVDKINNAK encoded by the coding sequence ATGACTACACTGGGTACTAAACTGACAAGATTAAGAAAGAATAAAGGCTATTCACAACAGGAACTTGCTGATAAGTTGGGAGTTTCCCAACCGGCATACCACAAATGGGAAACTGATGATGTAAAACCTGATCTTGAAACACTATTAAAAGTTAGTCAGGTACTTGAGGTAGATCTAAACGATCTGACTGATGATTATAATAGTCTTATCCAAAACAGTCAGTTCAAAGGATCTAATATTGTAGGTAATCATCAACCAATAATCAATATGAACTCACCGGAACTGATGAACCAGCTTTTGAAAAATCAGGAACAGATTACTCAAATACTTATTACTCAAAACAAATTGATCGAAACTTTTGTGGATAAGATCAATAATGCAAAATAA
- a CDS encoding SDR family NAD(P)-dependent oxidoreductase, producing MENRQQEKVWFITGSSRGFGKIWTEAALKRGDKVVATARNINSIATLKEKYGDQVLILEVDVTNASQVQNAISKANDYFGRLDIVFNNAGYSLVGTIEESNTDEVKAMYETNIIGPIHVIQAALPILRAQGHGHILGTSSAVGIYSNPLIGYYCSSKFAFEAIYDSLSKEVAAFGIKVTMIEPGAYNTEFGSAESLKIASKKLTDYDDLKSSLMENLKKLERGNPIATSEAIFAVVDAENPPLRLLLGKNDLPHIQRIYSERIQEWETWKTVSEAAQG from the coding sequence ATGGAAAATAGACAGCAAGAAAAAGTTTGGTTTATTACAGGATCTTCAAGAGGATTTGGAAAAATATGGACAGAAGCCGCTTTGAAACGCGGCGACAAAGTCGTTGCTACAGCACGTAATATCAATAGTATTGCTACATTAAAAGAAAAGTATGGAGATCAGGTCTTGATACTTGAAGTGGATGTAACCAATGCCTCACAAGTGCAAAACGCTATCAGCAAGGCCAACGACTATTTTGGAAGATTAGATATTGTGTTCAATAATGCAGGATATTCTCTGGTGGGCACCATCGAAGAGAGCAACACTGATGAGGTAAAAGCCATGTACGAAACAAATATTATAGGACCTATCCATGTGATTCAGGCGGCATTGCCTATACTGCGAGCCCAAGGCCATGGCCATATTTTGGGAACATCCAGCGCCGTTGGCATTTACAGTAATCCTCTAATCGGGTATTATTGTTCTTCAAAATTTGCGTTTGAAGCGATTTACGATAGTTTATCTAAAGAAGTTGCGGCATTTGGCATCAAAGTAACAATGATTGAACCGGGGGCTTATAATACTGAATTTGGCAGTGCTGAATCACTAAAAATAGCCAGTAAAAAACTGACGGATTATGATGATTTGAAAAGCAGTTTGATGGAAAATTTAAAAAAGCTGGAACGAGGAAATCCTATTGCTACTTCCGAAGCCATATTTGCTGTTGTGGATGCTGAAAATCCTCCGTTGAGATTATTATTAGGTAAAAACGATTTACCACATATTCAACGTATCTATTCTGAACGTATTCAGGAATGGGAAACTTGGAAAACTGTTTCAGAAGCAGCCCAAGGTTAA
- a CDS encoding helix-turn-helix transcriptional regulator, protein MVSKKSNHSVKRFNILAEVMEASGFPPPKHPLIVLLNGVDKQLKGRAPNKSHVLNYYKIAFKPDAGGELMYGHTKFDFKEGGLFFVAPQQILSSIEDDKQKETEEQKILSPQITLLIDPDFLLQYPLAQKIHQYHFFSYATNEALHLSGKEKETILSLFRNIEEELENRIDDMSHNVIISQIELLLNYAQRFYNRQFLTRKQNYPSIAERIDQLLEDYFNSDKVLIGGVPTVNYLADQLHMSASYLSDLLRNLTGQNTQQIIHDKMIYRAKNKLSTTDLSISEIAFELGFEQPQSFSRLFKLKTNQSPQQYRAQFN, encoded by the coding sequence ATGGTTTCAAAAAAATCGAATCATTCCGTAAAAAGATTTAATATATTAGCTGAGGTAATGGAGGCATCTGGTTTTCCGCCTCCGAAGCACCCTTTAATCGTTTTGTTAAACGGTGTAGACAAACAGCTTAAAGGTCGTGCACCTAATAAATCGCACGTATTGAATTATTATAAAATAGCTTTTAAACCAGATGCGGGAGGAGAGCTAATGTATGGTCATACCAAATTTGATTTTAAAGAAGGCGGTTTGTTTTTTGTGGCTCCTCAGCAAATTCTTTCATCTATAGAAGATGATAAGCAAAAGGAAACTGAAGAACAAAAAATACTTAGCCCGCAGATCACACTGCTTATAGATCCTGATTTTTTACTACAATATCCATTAGCGCAAAAGATTCATCAGTACCACTTTTTCTCCTATGCTACCAATGAAGCGTTGCACCTTTCGGGAAAAGAAAAAGAGACCATTCTGTCACTTTTCAGAAATATAGAAGAAGAACTTGAGAACCGTATAGATGACATGAGCCACAATGTGATCATCTCGCAGATCGAACTGTTGCTAAATTATGCCCAACGATTTTATAACAGGCAGTTTTTGACCCGAAAACAGAACTATCCGAGTATTGCCGAGCGCATCGATCAACTGTTGGAGGATTATTTTAATAGCGATAAGGTTCTAATTGGAGGAGTTCCAACCGTTAATTACCTAGCTGATCAGCTCCATATGTCAGCCAGTTATTTAAGCGATCTGTTGCGAAACCTTACCGGTCAAAACACCCAACAGATTATCCATGATAAAATGATTTACCGTGCTAAAAATAAATTATCTACCACAGATCTCAGTATTTCTGAAATTGCATTTGAATTAGGTTTTGAACAGCCTCAATCCTTTAGCAGATTGTTTAAATTAAAAACCAATCAAAGTCCCCAGCAATATAGGGCTCAGTTTAATTAA